CCTACCGTTACTTCGCCCGCGTGCTCGCGGACTGGGGGGTGACGCCGGACTTCCGCGATCTCACGGACCCTGAGACGTGGGCGTTCGCGGGGGCGCGGATGGTCTGGGTTGAGACCCCCACGAACCCCTTCCTGCGCGTCGTGGACCTCGCTGCCGTCGCCGAAGCCGCGCGCAAAGCCGGGGCGTTGCTTGTGGTGGACAACACCTTCGCGAGCCCCTACCTGACCCGTCCCCTCGAGCTCGGTGCGGACCTCGTGGTGCACAGCGCGACCAAGTACCTGGGGGGGCACTCGGACCTGGTGCTCGGCGTGGTCCTCGGGCGGGACGAGGCGTTGCGCGAGCGGTTGGCGTTCTACCAGAACTCGGTGGGGGCGGTGCCCGGACCGTTTGAGGCGTGGTTGTGCAGCCGGGGCTTGAAGACCCTGGCGCTACGCATGGAGCGTCACTCGGAGACCGCCCAGGCCCTCGCCGCGTGGCTTGCGGCGCATCCACGGGTGCGCCGGGTGCACTACCCGGGCTTGCCCACCCACCCGAACCACGCGGTCGCGGCGCGGCAGATGCGGCGGTTTGGAGGGATGCTCTCGATCGAGCTCGAGTCCAAGGAGGCCGCGGTGCGTTTTGTGAAGGCGTTGCGGTTGTTCACGCTGGCCGAGTCCTTGGGGGGGGTGGAGTCCCTCGTGAGCATTCCGGGCTTGATGACGCACGCTTCCTTGAAAGGCACGCCGTTTGAGGTGCCGGAGCGCTTGGTGCGCCTCAGTGTGGGTGTGGAGGACCTCGAAGACCTCCGTCGCGACCTCGAGGCGGCGCTGGAACGGGTTTGAGTTATAGGGTTAAGCGGCGCGCTGCGCGCGGCTGGGCATGGGGGCCACCGTGGCGTGCGCCACGGTGGCGGGGTTAGCGGGTGGGTTGGGGGATGAGCGTCAGGATCCACACGAACGGGGTCCATTGCTCGCGCTGCACCTCGCAGGGGGAGTCGCACAAGAGTTCGAAGAGGTACGCGAGGTCAGCGTAGTACTCCTGTTCGATCTCGCGCCACCAGTGCTCCCGGCCGCTCGCGAGGAGTTCTGCGCGCACTTGCTCGCGGTGCTGCACGTTCTGGAAGGCGTAGTCGGCGATGACGATGCGCCCACCCGGCTTGAGGAAGCGCTGCAGGTGCTGCAGGACCCGGGCCTTGCGCTCGTCGGGGATGTGGTGTAGGGCGTAGCTCGAGACGATCGCGTCGTACAGGCCCCGCACGCGCGAGAGGTCCTCGAAATGCCCCTCGACGGTCTCGAGGGTGGGGTACTTGGCCTTTGCGCGCTGGAGCATCTTTTGGGAGAGGTCCACGCCGGTCACCTCGACGCCCCGGTCTAAGAACCGTCCGGCAAGGTTTCCGGTCCCGGTCCCTAGGTCCAGGACCCGCCCCCCGGGGGGAACGGCGGCGAGCTCGACCACGCGGTCCAGGATCTCGTCGTAACGTTCAAACCCCCATTCGGCCTCGGTGACTGTCGCGTCGTACTGGTGGGCCCAGGCGTCGAACTCTTGGCGAAGGCGGTGTAGGTCCATGACACCGCCAGTATACCGTTGACTCAATGGGACTCAAGTCTTCTGGCACACAATGTGTGCCTGGTATGTAAGAAGGCGGCACGAACGCGCCCCCCTCCACAGAACCACCCAAACCGCGACGGCTGGAGGGCACTCGAGGGGGGCGTTGAAAACGATGCGCGCTAAGGGTTAGTGCGCAGGGCTGTCCGGATCGTGTACGTGACCGTGCGCCAGCTCTTCCGGGGTGGCCTCGCGAACCTCGCGGATCTTCACGTCGAACTCCAAGGTCTTGCCCGCGAGCGGATGGTTGAAGTCCACCGTCACCTGCTCCCCGTCCACCCCCACGACGGTGAGGGGCATGGGGTTCCCCGCGGCGTCCTCGGCGTAGAACTGCTCCCCAGGCGCGACGATCGCATCGTCGGGAAAAGCCGAGAGGGGCACGACCTGCACGCTATCGGGGTTGCGTTCCCCGTAGGCCTTCTCCGGCCCCACCGTCACCGCGAAGGCCTCCCCGGCCTCGCGACCCTCGATGGCCTCCTCGAGGCCCTCGATGATCTGGTTCTGGCCGTGCAGGTAGGCCAGCTGCCCCTGGTCGACGACCTCGCCGTCGACCCGAAGGGTGTACTCAAACGAAACGACCGTATTTGTGCTAGCTTTCATCCAGTAAACCTCCCTCCAGCCTGTGGCTGAAGTACGCCTAAGTATAGGCCCTCTCCGGGCCCGGTAAGGTGAGGGCCCACACCGTATCCGCCCGATCCTCCCGGAGTATCCTGAACACATGCGTGTGGAGGACGTGATTGGCCGCACCCCCATGGTTCGCCTGAGTCGCGTAGTGGAGCCGGACATGGCCGAGGTCTGGGTGAAGCTCGAGGGCCTGAACCCTGGAGGCTCGATCAAGGACCGGCCCGCGTGGTACATGATCCGGGACGCGGAGGAGCGCGGGATCCTCACCCCCGGTTCCGGCCAAACCATCGTCGAGCCCACCTCGGGGAACACCGGGATCGGCCTCGCGATGATCGCGGCGAGCCGCGGCTACCGGTTGATCCTAACCCTGCCCGCGCAGATGTCCGAGGAGCGCAAGCGCACGCTCCGCGCCTACGGGGCGGAGCTGGTGCTGACCGACCCCGCGCGCCGCATGCTCGCCGCGCGGGAGGAGGCCCAGCGCATCGCGGAGGAAACCGGGGCTTTTTTGCCGGACCAGTTCG
This region of Marinithermus hydrothermalis DSM 14884 genomic DNA includes:
- a CDS encoding cystathionine gamma-synthase; this encodes MHAGQEPDPETGAVIPPIHLSSTFQQPAPGEPRRYEYSRTQNPTREALEAQIAALEGARWGLAFASGMAAVDAVAHLLRPGDRVVLMNDVYGGTYRYFARVLADWGVTPDFRDLTDPETWAFAGARMVWVETPTNPFLRVVDLAAVAEAARKAGALLVVDNTFASPYLTRPLELGADLVVHSATKYLGGHSDLVLGVVLGRDEALRERLAFYQNSVGAVPGPFEAWLCSRGLKTLALRMERHSETAQALAAWLAAHPRVRRVHYPGLPTHPNHAVAARQMRRFGGMLSIELESKEAAVRFVKALRLFTLAESLGGVESLVSIPGLMTHASLKGTPFEVPERLVRLSVGVEDLEDLRRDLEAALERV
- a CDS encoding class I SAM-dependent methyltransferase, with translation MDLHRLRQEFDAWAHQYDATVTEAEWGFERYDEILDRVVELAAVPPGGRVLDLGTGTGNLAGRFLDRGVEVTGVDLSQKMLQRAKAKYPTLETVEGHFEDLSRVRGLYDAIVSSYALHHIPDERKARVLQHLQRFLKPGGRIVIADYAFQNVQHREQVRAELLASGREHWWREIEQEYYADLAYLFELLCDSPCEVQREQWTPFVWILTLIPQPTR
- a CDS encoding FKBP-type peptidyl-prolyl cis-trans isomerase yields the protein MKASTNTVVSFEYTLRVDGEVVDQGQLAYLHGQNQIIEGLEEAIEGREAGEAFAVTVGPEKAYGERNPDSVQVVPLSAFPDDAIVAPGEQFYAEDAAGNPMPLTVVGVDGEQVTVDFNHPLAGKTLEFDVKIREVREATPEELAHGHVHDPDSPAH